One region of Opitutaceae bacterium genomic DNA includes:
- a CDS encoding N-acetyltransferase, translating to MTSGPNQQIAPSVKMGAGVRVFGFTNLYGCEIGDESKIGTFVEIQKGAKIGRRCKVSSHSFICEGVTLEDEVFVGHGVMFTNDLYPRATNADGSLKTDADWTCVPTLVRKGAAIGSNATILCGITIGARATIGAGSVVTKDVPDDAVVAGNPARVVGGGQKAGRSDL from the coding sequence ATGACATCCGGACCCAACCAGCAGATAGCACCATCCGTGAAGATGGGCGCGGGCGTTCGCGTCTTTGGATTCACCAATCTCTATGGGTGTGAGATCGGCGACGAGTCGAAGATAGGGACCTTCGTGGAAATCCAGAAGGGCGCGAAGATCGGCAGGCGCTGCAAGGTGTCGAGTCACTCCTTCATCTGCGAGGGGGTCACGCTCGAGGACGAGGTGTTTGTCGGCCATGGTGTGATGTTCACCAACGACCTTTATCCGCGGGCGACCAATGCCGATGGATCGCTCAAGACCGACGCCGACTGGACCTGCGTGCCCACGCTAGTCAGGAAGGGTGCGGCGATCGGGTCAAACGCCACCATTCTCTGCGGCATCACGATCGGCGCGCGCGCCACGATTGGAGCGGGAAGCGTCGTGACCAAGGACGTGCCCGACGACGCGGTGGTGGCGGGGAATCCCGCCCGGGTGGTGGGCGGCGGTCAGAAGGCAGGGCGCTCCGATCTCTGA
- a CDS encoding glycosyltransferase family 2 protein encodes MKASVIICTRDRCANVLATLQALKSVRIPDGLDAEFLFVDNGSSDATAEELPRALESLPGGRYLREDRRGKSSALNTGLAQSDGGIVILTDDDIRPKGNWIEGLTGEIAQGRADAAAGTVIMAPHLQRPWMRSTHKAWLACTESLDPVHPAAAVGANMAFHRRVLEKVPGFDVELGPGKLGLWEDTLFSMQLVEAGFRLCRAQDGVVEHWFDEDRLLREAFLNYARMEARSATYVAWHWSGDLERLGTARLARYRLELAAKRLLRWSEWHQREGAPEWELFLLSTLYQDSAARDVMRQPRRYSRESAAAI; translated from the coding sequence TTGAAGGCATCCGTCATCATCTGCACGCGCGACCGCTGCGCCAATGTCCTCGCAACCCTGCAGGCATTGAAGTCGGTGCGCATTCCCGACGGATTGGATGCCGAATTTCTCTTCGTCGACAACGGGTCCAGCGATGCCACGGCGGAGGAACTCCCGCGAGCACTCGAGTCGCTGCCCGGCGGGCGCTACCTCCGCGAGGACAGACGCGGCAAGTCGAGCGCGCTGAACACCGGGCTGGCGCAGTCGGACGGTGGGATTGTGATCCTGACGGATGACGACATTCGCCCGAAGGGAAACTGGATCGAGGGTCTCACGGGTGAGATTGCGCAGGGCAGGGCTGATGCAGCCGCCGGCACGGTCATCATGGCGCCCCACCTCCAGCGGCCGTGGATGAGGTCAACCCACAAGGCCTGGCTGGCTTGCACAGAATCGCTCGATCCCGTTCATCCAGCTGCAGCGGTTGGGGCAAACATGGCGTTTCACCGACGGGTTCTCGAAAAGGTGCCTGGATTCGATGTCGAACTGGGTCCTGGAAAACTCGGCCTTTGGGAGGACACCCTGTTCTCCATGCAGCTCGTCGAAGCGGGTTTCAGGCTTTGTCGGGCGCAGGATGGTGTGGTTGAGCACTGGTTCGACGAGGACCGCCTGCTGCGGGAGGCGTTTTTGAACTATGCGCGCATGGAGGCCCGCAGCGCCACTTATGTCGCCTGGCACTGGTCCGGAGATCTGGAGCGACTGGGCACCGCGAGGCTGGCGCGTTATCGCCTGGAACTCGCGGCCAAGCGTCTCCTGCGATGGAGTGAATGGCATCAACGCGAGGGTGCACCGGAATGGGAGCTCTTTCTACTCAGCACGCTTTATCAGGATTCCGCCGCGCGGGATGTGATGCGGCAGCCCCGCCGCTATTCGCGCGAGAGCGCCGCTGCAATTTGA
- a CDS encoding DegT/DnrJ/EryC1/StrS family aminotransferase produces MSAKTTVPFLDLRAQHDPIRAELLAAFNEVIDQNAFAGGPFVQKFEEDFAAYCRAGHAIGVGNGTDALWFSLLALGVGPGDEVITVSATFMATAEAISFCGATPVFVDIDEATYTMNPALLERAITPKTKAIVPVHLYGQVADMDPILDVAKRHGIPVVEDACQAHGAEYKGRRAGTMGELGCFSFYPGKNLGALGEGGGVTTQDAALAAKVRTLREHGQEKRYHHSMIGWNGRMDGLQAAALRIKLRSLDKGNASRRANAALYSRLLADVPGVVTPVVADQGSPVFHLYVIRVKHRDSVLARLGERGIGCGIHYPKPIHLQQAYAHLGLGPGTTPVAERCATEILSLPMFPELTTWQIESVVRELRQVLLQQDLPRVTAA; encoded by the coding sequence ATGAGTGCCAAAACAACCGTTCCGTTCCTTGATCTGCGTGCGCAGCACGATCCCATTCGTGCGGAGCTGCTCGCCGCCTTCAACGAGGTGATCGACCAGAATGCCTTTGCGGGCGGTCCGTTCGTTCAGAAATTCGAGGAGGACTTCGCCGCGTATTGCCGCGCCGGTCACGCGATCGGCGTGGGAAATGGCACGGACGCGCTCTGGTTCTCGCTGCTCGCGTTGGGCGTTGGACCGGGGGACGAGGTGATCACCGTTTCCGCCACGTTCATGGCCACGGCCGAGGCAATCAGTTTTTGCGGGGCAACGCCCGTGTTCGTCGACATCGATGAAGCCACCTACACGATGAACCCCGCGCTGCTCGAGCGCGCGATCACGCCGAAAACCAAGGCGATCGTTCCGGTGCACCTTTACGGTCAGGTGGCCGACATGGATCCCATCCTTGATGTCGCGAAACGCCACGGCATCCCCGTTGTCGAGGACGCCTGCCAGGCCCATGGCGCCGAGTACAAGGGCCGCCGCGCCGGCACGATGGGCGAGCTCGGCTGCTTCAGTTTCTATCCCGGCAAGAATCTTGGCGCGCTGGGCGAAGGCGGCGGCGTAACCACGCAGGACGCCGCGCTCGCGGCGAAGGTTCGCACGCTGCGCGAGCACGGACAGGAGAAACGGTACCACCACTCGATGATCGGCTGGAACGGGCGCATGGACGGCCTCCAGGCCGCGGCGCTGCGAATCAAGCTGCGCAGCCTCGACAAGGGAAACGCCTCCCGCCGCGCCAACGCGGCGCTCTATTCCCGCCTGCTGGCGGATGTCCCCGGTGTCGTCACACCGGTCGTCGCGGACCAGGGTTCGCCCGTCTTTCACCTGTACGTCATTCGTGTGAAGCATCGCGACTCCGTCCTCGCCAGGCTCGGGGAACGCGGCATCGGCTGCGGCATTCACTATCCGAAGCCGATTCACCTCCAGCAGGCCTACGCCCACCTCGGGCTGGGGCCCGGCACGACTCCGGTGGCCGAACGCTGCGCGACGGAAATCCTGTCGCTGCCCATGTTCCCCGAGCTTACCACCTGGCAGATTGAAAGCGTCGTGCGCGAGCTCAGGCAGGTGCTGCTCCAGCAGGACCTGCCGCGTGTCACGGCGGCATGA
- a CDS encoding GNAT family N-acetyltransferase: protein MFSSVAIVDPDEIPEWDELLEPFSDSTFFHTREWAAILRATYGFSPRYLLLGATRAPRAVLPLMQVDSWLTGRRGVGLPFSDACAPLSLDEEALHAVVAKARDLARVESWRYLEIRGGLERLAGAQASTVFHGHALPLVDDETVLQERLDPAVRRALRKGRDDGVEVEIEHSDAAMAGLQGLLAQTRRRHGVPQQPAAFFRNIHQGMIRPGKGCIVTARREGRAIAAGLFLEHKRKALYKFGGSDQKFQQHRGNNLVMWNAIRHYARRGFESFDFGRTSLANEGLRRFKRSWGSDERAINYFRLDGRTSRWTTVADRSSNRLSPLFRMLPIPLSRVVGAILYRHAA from the coding sequence ATGTTCTCCTCGGTTGCCATCGTCGATCCCGACGAGATTCCCGAGTGGGATGAACTCCTGGAACCCTTCTCCGATTCCACGTTCTTCCATACCCGGGAATGGGCCGCCATACTCCGCGCCACCTATGGGTTTTCGCCCCGCTACCTGCTTCTGGGCGCCACGCGTGCACCGAGGGCAGTGCTGCCGCTCATGCAGGTCGACAGCTGGCTGACCGGCCGGCGCGGCGTGGGGCTTCCCTTTTCTGATGCATGCGCACCGCTCAGCCTCGATGAGGAAGCCTTGCACGCCGTCGTCGCAAAGGCGCGCGACCTGGCACGGGTGGAATCGTGGCGCTACCTGGAAATCCGGGGCGGACTCGAGCGACTCGCCGGCGCGCAGGCATCCACGGTTTTCCACGGTCATGCGCTCCCGCTCGTTGATGACGAAACCGTCCTTCAGGAACGACTGGACCCGGCCGTGCGCCGGGCGCTTCGAAAGGGCCGGGATGACGGCGTTGAGGTCGAGATCGAGCACAGCGACGCCGCCATGGCCGGCTTGCAGGGCCTGCTCGCGCAAACCCGCAGGCGGCACGGCGTGCCTCAGCAGCCCGCGGCATTCTTCAGGAACATCCACCAAGGCATGATTCGCCCTGGCAAAGGATGCATTGTGACAGCGCGTCGCGAAGGCAGGGCGATTGCGGCGGGCCTGTTTCTGGAGCACAAGCGGAAGGCGCTCTACAAGTTCGGCGGTTCCGACCAGAAGTTTCAGCAGCATCGCGGCAACAATCTGGTCATGTGGAATGCGATCAGACACTATGCGCGACGCGGATTCGAGAGTTTCGACTTCGGCCGCACGTCCCTCGCCAATGAAGGCCTCCGCCGGTTCAAGCGGAGCTGGGGTTCCGATGAGCGTGCGATCAACTACTTTCGACTGGATGGCCGCACGTCCCGATGGACGACGGTCGCGGACCGCTCCAGCAACCGCCTCTCGCCCCTTTTCAGAATGCTCCCCATCCCGCTGTCCCGTGTCGTCGGCGCGATTCTCTATCGACACGCAGCCTAG
- a CDS encoding glycosyltransferase family 2 protein, with amino-acid sequence MVPKHIDVCLCTYRRPDMLRRLLQALITQKTDGSFTHGVVVADNDPARSADPVVSELARSSPVAIHYVSQPVKNIALTRNASVATAAGDYIAILDDDEFPDADWLMQHLAALERHGAAGVLGPVRPHFDSPPPSWIIRGRFCERPEPPTGSVIPGLKCRTGNVLFRRELILDNPQPFDPAFPNGGEDVDFFVRMNARGHTFVWCNEAPVHESVPPDRWTRRYMLRRAMLRGKNSLKVAERRAANLATSLIAVPLYTLVLPFTLLGGQHVFMKYMIRFCDHFGRLTAVVGLNPVSER; translated from the coding sequence GTGGTTCCCAAACACATAGATGTCTGCCTTTGCACCTACCGGCGGCCTGACATGCTACGGCGGTTGTTGCAGGCGCTGATAACGCAGAAGACGGACGGGTCATTCACGCATGGCGTCGTGGTGGCTGACAATGATCCCGCGAGATCCGCCGATCCGGTTGTCAGCGAACTCGCCCGGAGCAGCCCGGTCGCCATTCACTACGTCAGCCAGCCGGTGAAGAACATCGCCCTGACGCGGAACGCATCGGTGGCGACTGCCGCGGGCGACTACATCGCCATCCTGGATGATGATGAATTCCCGGATGCCGACTGGCTCATGCAGCACCTGGCGGCGCTTGAGCGCCATGGTGCCGCGGGTGTGCTCGGCCCGGTTCGCCCCCACTTCGATTCACCGCCGCCGTCGTGGATCATCCGTGGCCGCTTCTGCGAAAGGCCGGAACCTCCGACGGGGAGTGTGATCCCGGGCTTGAAGTGCCGCACGGGCAATGTGTTGTTTCGAAGGGAACTGATCCTGGACAATCCCCAGCCGTTTGACCCGGCGTTTCCGAATGGGGGTGAGGATGTCGATTTCTTTGTCCGCATGAATGCGCGCGGCCACACCTTTGTCTGGTGCAATGAGGCGCCCGTTCATGAAAGCGTCCCGCCGGACCGGTGGACCCGCCGGTACATGCTCCGGCGGGCGATGCTCCGCGGGAAGAACAGCCTGAAGGTGGCTGAGCGACGCGCGGCCAACCTCGCCACCTCGCTCATAGCAGTCCCGCTGTACACCCTCGTGCTGCCGTTCACGCTCCTGGGTGGGCAGCATGTCTTCATGAAGTACATGATCCGTTTCTGTGATCATTTCGGGAGGCTGACTGCGGTCGTCGGTTTGAACCCGGTCAGCGAACGGTAG
- a CDS encoding glycosyltransferase, giving the protein MLRHRVYYLLKPYVPWRARMWLRCRLALYQRERNRATWPINEAAGRRPADWPGWPNGEKFAFVLSHDVEGPEGLANVRKLAELEMSLGYRSVFNFIPEGSYAVPKALRDWLVENGFEVGVHDLKHDGRLFASESAFEAKAQRINSHLREWGAGGFRSGFMLRNLDWLHRLDVRYDASTFDTDPFEVQSDGTATIFPFWISAGDDHPYRKIVPVPNNLGGYAELPYTLPQDSTLFLVLREKSPRIWKEKLDWVARRGGMALVNVHPDYLQFEGDAPSPRKFPVSHYAELLRHAGTAHRGTFWQPLPGELADYVARIRPAPPSRRKRVCMVTHSFYENDNRVMRYAEALAARGDHVDVLALRRSLEMPAYQQSEGVHVHRILKRMGKQERSKLEYLLSWVRFLSRSGWWLFRRHRRLPYDLVHVHNMPDFLAFAALYPRMKGTKVILDIHDIVPEFYTSKFGASRRTLTRTVLERAEKASAKIADHVIISNHLWRDKYAERTGTMNRCSVFINNVNTRVFTPQPTREPDGRRIIIFPGGLQWHQGLDIAIEAFARVIQTIPNAEFHIYGDGNMKPSLIKLSQKLGLGEKVRFFEPVSVKQVARVMADADLGVVPKRADSFGNEAYSTKIMEFMSVGVPAVISSTKIDKFYFDDSVVRFFESGNVEALAAAIIEILTDEEKRKRLIENALEYSRRNSWEIRKHDYFAIVDQLVSGVTVPASEMAEEARSAHADNREPVC; this is encoded by the coding sequence ATGCTGCGACATCGCGTCTACTATCTCCTGAAGCCCTACGTGCCCTGGCGCGCGCGCATGTGGCTGAGGTGCCGGCTGGCCCTTTACCAGCGCGAAAGGAACCGCGCGACCTGGCCGATCAATGAGGCGGCCGGCCGCCGCCCGGCGGACTGGCCGGGCTGGCCGAATGGCGAGAAATTCGCGTTTGTCCTCAGCCATGATGTCGAGGGACCCGAGGGTCTGGCCAATGTGCGAAAACTCGCGGAGCTGGAGATGAGTCTCGGCTACCGCTCGGTATTCAACTTCATCCCGGAGGGTTCCTATGCGGTGCCGAAGGCGCTGAGGGACTGGCTTGTTGAAAACGGGTTCGAGGTCGGCGTGCACGACCTCAAGCACGACGGCCGCCTGTTCGCCTCGGAGTCCGCCTTCGAGGCGAAGGCGCAGCGCATCAACTCCCACCTGCGCGAATGGGGTGCGGGCGGATTCCGCTCGGGGTTCATGCTTCGCAACCTCGACTGGCTGCACCGTCTTGACGTCCGCTACGATGCCTCGACATTCGACACCGATCCCTTCGAGGTCCAGTCGGATGGCACGGCGACGATTTTTCCATTCTGGATATCCGCCGGCGACGACCACCCTTATCGAAAAATTGTGCCGGTGCCGAACAATCTCGGAGGCTATGCGGAGCTGCCCTACACGCTCCCGCAGGATTCGACGCTGTTTCTGGTGTTGCGCGAAAAATCCCCGCGCATCTGGAAGGAGAAGCTCGACTGGGTGGCCAGGCGGGGCGGCATGGCGCTTGTCAACGTTCATCCGGACTATCTCCAGTTTGAGGGAGACGCACCTTCCCCGCGGAAATTTCCCGTCAGCCATTATGCCGAACTGCTCCGGCATGCGGGCACCGCCCATCGCGGCACGTTCTGGCAGCCGCTGCCGGGCGAACTGGCGGACTACGTGGCGCGCATCCGGCCGGCGCCACCCTCCCGACGCAAGCGCGTGTGCATGGTCACGCACTCCTTCTATGAGAATGACAATCGCGTGATGCGCTACGCCGAGGCGCTCGCGGCCCGCGGCGATCATGTGGATGTGCTGGCGCTCCGCCGATCGCTGGAGATGCCCGCCTACCAGCAGTCGGAGGGCGTGCATGTGCACCGCATCCTGAAGCGCATGGGCAAGCAGGAGCGGTCAAAGCTGGAATACCTCCTCTCCTGGGTGCGTTTTCTTTCGCGTTCGGGATGGTGGCTGTTCCGCCGGCACCGGCGCCTCCCCTATGACCTCGTCCATGTGCACAACATGCCGGACTTCCTGGCCTTTGCCGCGCTCTATCCGCGGATGAAGGGCACCAAGGTTATTCTCGACATCCATGACATCGTGCCGGAGTTCTACACCAGCAAGTTTGGAGCGTCGCGTCGCACGCTGACGCGCACGGTGCTGGAAAGGGCGGAAAAAGCATCGGCGAAAATTGCCGACCACGTCATCATTTCGAATCACCTCTGGAGAGACAAGTATGCCGAGCGCACCGGCACGATGAACCGCTGCTCGGTGTTCATCAACAATGTGAACACGCGGGTGTTTACACCCCAGCCGACGCGGGAGCCGGATGGCCGGCGCATCATCATTTTTCCCGGCGGCCTGCAGTGGCACCAGGGTCTCGACATCGCCATCGAGGCGTTCGCCCGGGTCATCCAGACAATCCCGAATGCGGAGTTCCACATCTACGGCGACGGCAACATGAAGCCTTCGCTGATCAAGCTCTCGCAAAAGCTGGGGCTTGGCGAGAAGGTCCGATTCTTTGAACCGGTGAGCGTCAAGCAGGTGGCCCGTGTGATGGCCGACGCCGACCTCGGCGTCGTGCCAAAACGCGCCGACTCCTTTGGCAACGAGGCCTACAGCACGAAGATCATGGAGTTCATGTCGGTCGGAGTGCCGGCCGTCATCTCCAGCACCAAGATCGACAAGTTCTATTTTGACGACTCCGTCGTGCGCTTCTTCGAGTCGGGCAATGTGGAGGCTTTGGCGGCTGCGATCATCGAGATCCTTACGGATGAGGAGAAGCGGAAACGGCTCATCGAGAACGCGCTCGAGTATTCCCGTCGGAACAGCTGGGAAATCCGGAAGCATGACTACTTTGCGATCGTCGATCAACTCGTGAGCGGGGTGACCGTGCCCGCCAGCGAAATGGCCGAGGAGGCCAGGTCCGCGCATGCGGACAATCGCGAGCCTGTCTGCTGA
- a CDS encoding Gfo/Idh/MocA family oxidoreductase, with protein MNKPINVGVVGLGYWGPNLVRNFRSLPDCCLKVMCDLKDERLAHLKSLYPEVEGEKSFEKLIARPDIDAVVIATAVRFHFPMAKAALMAGKHTLIEKPMAASVAECEELIDIARQKGLTLMVGHTFLYSAPVRKIKEIIDNGDVGELRYISARRLNLGLFQKDINVAWDLAPHDISIILYIMRELPQSVNCRGGAHITKGIEDVTSMSLQFSKERSAIIHSSWHDPRKIREMTIVGSKRMIVYDDIAPQEKIKVFDARVERPPHYDTFAEFHYAYHYGDIYCPYIRQDEPLKTECQHFLDSIKSGVEALTSGRSGLDVVRILEASSHSLRNKGAPVEISTDRLVKQAKAQPQTAGEVLAQR; from the coding sequence ATGAACAAACCCATCAATGTCGGCGTTGTCGGACTTGGCTATTGGGGCCCGAATCTGGTCCGCAATTTCCGATCCCTTCCGGACTGTTGCCTGAAGGTCATGTGCGATCTCAAGGATGAGCGACTCGCTCACCTCAAGTCACTGTACCCGGAGGTCGAGGGCGAAAAGAGCTTCGAGAAGCTCATAGCCCGTCCCGATATCGATGCGGTCGTGATCGCGACGGCCGTGCGCTTCCATTTTCCGATGGCCAAGGCGGCGCTGATGGCGGGGAAACACACGCTAATCGAAAAGCCGATGGCCGCCTCGGTTGCCGAGTGCGAGGAACTCATCGACATCGCCCGCCAGAAGGGGCTGACGCTCATGGTCGGGCACACGTTCCTCTATTCCGCGCCGGTCAGGAAGATCAAGGAGATCATCGACAACGGCGATGTCGGCGAGCTGCGCTACATTTCGGCCCGCCGCCTCAATCTCGGGCTCTTCCAGAAGGACATCAATGTCGCCTGGGACCTCGCGCCCCACGACATTTCGATCATTCTCTACATCATGCGCGAATTGCCGCAGAGCGTGAACTGCCGCGGCGGCGCACATATCACCAAGGGCATCGAGGACGTGACGTCGATGAGCCTGCAGTTCTCCAAGGAGCGGTCGGCGATCATCCACAGCAGCTGGCATGATCCGCGCAAGATCCGGGAAATGACCATCGTCGGCAGCAAGCGCATGATCGTGTACGACGACATCGCCCCGCAGGAGAAGATCAAGGTCTTCGACGCGCGCGTGGAGCGGCCGCCGCACTACGACACATTCGCCGAGTTTCACTACGCCTACCACTATGGCGACATCTACTGCCCCTACATCAGGCAGGACGAACCGCTCAAGACCGAGTGCCAGCATTTCCTCGATTCGATCAAGTCCGGCGTGGAAGCACTGACATCCGGCCGGTCCGGCCTGGATGTCGTTCGCATCCTTGAGGCGTCAAGCCATTCCCTGCGGAACAAGGGGGCGCCCGTCGAAATCTCAACCGACCGTCTGGTGAAGCAGGCAAAAGCGCAGCCGCAGACGGCCGGCGAGGTTCTGGCGCAGCGATAG
- a CDS encoding sugar transferase, whose amino-acid sequence MTTRLENELADERRHGALDPRGVPVPLPVWKRAIDIGFSLMALPVLALFTLLMTVLTKLTSPGPVLFRQERVGYLGRRFICYKFRTMKARADSSAHQAHLAQLMQSNTPMTKMDSRRDSRLIPGAWILRASGLDELPQIINVLQGQMSFVGPRPCLPYEYEQYLPWQRERFKATPGLTGLWQVSGKNRTTFDEMIHFDIQYTKERSLLLDLRIIVMTLPALLTQIGDTRRGRKETLAATASPAEFSHTSSSSVHN is encoded by the coding sequence ATGACAACCAGGCTGGAAAATGAGTTGGCAGACGAGCGACGCCACGGGGCGTTGGACCCTCGTGGCGTCCCGGTGCCGCTTCCGGTGTGGAAGCGCGCAATCGACATAGGCTTCAGTCTGATGGCCCTGCCGGTGCTCGCGCTTTTCACGCTGTTGATGACGGTGCTGACAAAGCTGACCTCGCCGGGTCCGGTGCTCTTTCGCCAAGAGCGGGTCGGGTACCTGGGTCGCCGGTTCATCTGCTACAAGTTTCGCACCATGAAGGCGAGGGCCGACTCGTCGGCCCATCAGGCCCACCTCGCCCAGTTGATGCAATCGAACACGCCCATGACGAAGATGGATTCAAGGCGTGATTCCCGTCTCATTCCGGGTGCATGGATCCTGCGTGCGTCAGGCCTCGATGAGCTGCCGCAAATCATTAATGTTCTTCAGGGTCAGATGAGTTTCGTCGGCCCGCGCCCGTGCCTGCCTTACGAATACGAGCAGTACCTGCCCTGGCAGCGCGAACGCTTCAAGGCCACGCCCGGGCTGACCGGACTTTGGCAGGTGTCAGGCAAGAACCGCACCACCTTTGATGAGATGATTCATTTCGATATCCAATACACCAAGGAGCGATCGCTGCTCCTCGATCTGAGGATCATCGTTATGACGCTGCCGGCCCTGCTTACCCAGATCGGCGACACCCGCCGCGGGCGCAAGGAGACGCTTGCCGCGACGGCATCGCCTGCGGAGTTTTCTCACACATCAAGTTCATCCGTCCACAATTAG
- a CDS encoding glycosyltransferase family 2 protein produces MPAPAVTAAADAVPSLRLVLITPARNEQDFIEGTIKSVVAQTHRPLRWVIVSDGSTDNTDAIVQRYAREHEWIELLRMPERRDRQFAAKANAFNAGFERVRHLPYDVVGNLDADLTFDSGYLEFLLSRFEENARLGVAGTPFIEDESEIRRHTYAHRHAQLEHVSGACQLFRRECFADVGGYVPIKGGAIDWIAVTTARMKGWQTRTFTEKYTLHHRKLGTGNNSPAMVFYHYGRKAYFVGGHPLWIVIRAFSQMRQKPRVLGGLLFYWGYVHSWLKRVPRVVTPELMAFHRQEQMTRFRKIWKADR; encoded by the coding sequence ATGCCCGCGCCTGCTGTCACTGCTGCGGCTGATGCTGTGCCTTCACTTCGTCTGGTGCTGATCACGCCGGCTCGGAATGAACAGGATTTCATCGAGGGCACCATCAAATCCGTGGTGGCGCAGACGCATCGTCCCCTGCGATGGGTGATTGTGAGCGACGGCTCCACTGACAACACGGATGCCATCGTCCAGCGGTATGCGCGCGAGCACGAGTGGATCGAGCTTCTGCGCATGCCCGAGCGGCGGGATCGCCAGTTCGCGGCGAAGGCCAATGCCTTCAATGCCGGCTTTGAGCGCGTCAGGCACCTGCCGTACGATGTCGTGGGCAACCTGGATGCCGACCTGACCTTCGATTCCGGCTATCTCGAATTCCTCCTCTCGCGCTTCGAGGAGAATGCGAGGCTCGGGGTGGCGGGCACGCCCTTCATTGAGGACGAATCCGAGATCAGGCGACACACCTACGCGCACAGACATGCGCAGCTCGAACACGTGTCGGGTGCGTGCCAGCTTTTCCGTCGGGAGTGCTTTGCGGACGTCGGCGGGTACGTGCCCATCAAAGGAGGCGCCATCGACTGGATCGCGGTGACGACAGCGCGCATGAAGGGCTGGCAGACACGCACGTTTACCGAGAAATACACGCTGCATCACCGGAAACTGGGGACGGGAAACAACAGCCCGGCCATGGTGTTCTATCACTATGGACGGAAGGCGTATTTTGTCGGCGGCCACCCCCTGTGGATCGTGATCCGCGCCTTTTCGCAGATGCGCCAGAAACCCCGGGTGCTTGGCGGTCTGCTGTTTTACTGGGGCTACGTCCATTCCTGGCTCAAACGCGTGCCGCGGGTGGTGACGCCCGAGTTGATGGCGTTTCACCGGCAGGAGCAGATGACGCGGTTCAGGAAAATCTGGAAGGCGGACCGCTGA